One part of the Patescibacteria group bacterium genome encodes these proteins:
- a CDS encoding ComEC/Rec2 family competence protein, which translates to MGTREKIKTIVARFSVATPTPSKAFFLVCVAMLFGAMLGLWVIGFSFISYVIAWSSVIGFVCALYKWPRWALFFAVAAAFSFGFVRSSVARQMADPLLPFADGIVHIVSGIVYQPPQAQRRSVRFSIQTFSVDGIRQSAMLTVVAEPFPVIRAGDVLELRCTFTDEMKGRRPVAPVCLFPDVDIVRHESIGWRGILPAARDGVAERIDEAFPEPVAGFVRGLLLGGSTRLPEILREALLTTGTVHLVALSGFNITIIAA; encoded by the coding sequence GTGGGTACTCGAGAAAAAATCAAAACCATTGTAGCTCGTTTTTCCGTGGCCACACCAACGCCGTCGAAGGCGTTTTTTCTCGTTTGTGTAGCAATGCTTTTTGGAGCGATGTTAGGTCTGTGGGTGATTGGTTTTAGTTTCATCAGCTACGTTATCGCTTGGAGTAGTGTGATTGGTTTTGTTTGTGCGCTGTACAAATGGCCGCGCTGGGCACTCTTCTTTGCGGTCGCTGCGGCCTTTTCTTTTGGTTTTGTTCGGTCTTCTGTTGCTCGGCAGATGGCAGACCCACTTTTACCATTTGCTGACGGGATAGTGCATATTGTGAGCGGCATCGTTTACCAACCACCGCAGGCACAACGTCGCTCCGTTCGTTTTTCCATACAGACTTTTTCGGTTGACGGTATACGTCAGTCAGCAATGCTAACAGTGGTTGCAGAACCTTTTCCTGTAATTCGGGCCGGAGACGTGCTTGAATTGCGTTGTACGTTTACAGACGAAATGAAGGGGCGTCGGCCAGTGGCGCCGGTTTGTTTATTCCCTGACGTAGACATAGTTCGTCACGAGTCGATTGGTTGGCGTGGCATTTTACCAGCAGCTCGTGACGGCGTCGCTGAGCGTATTGATGAAGCATTTCCAGAGCCAGTGGCGGGTTTCGTTCGCGGCCTACTGCTTGGTGGGTCAACTCGTTTGCCTGAAATTTTGCGTGAAGCACTTCTTACAACTGGTACCGTGCACCTGGTGGCGCTGTCTGGATTTAATATCACCATCATTGCGGCGTT
- the prfB gene encoding peptide chain release factor 2, giving the protein MRGGYFDHAIRQEELLTIEARMSEPGFWDDRDGARKLAERAGSIRAELSTWDALLADAADAAELASSEDAAMSEVVQKEYERILGIFSTLEFATLFRGTHDERNVIVSIHAGSGGTEAQDWAEMLLRMYVRWCEQHAFAVRIVDETRGEVTGIKTVTLQVQGRWAYGYMRGEHGVHRLVRISPFDAEKMRHTSFALVEVVPELEAVEEQPIDAKDLRIDTFLASGHGGQSVNTTYSAVRIVHIPTGITVSCQNERSQLQNRETAMKILQAKLYRLAVIAQDAERETLRGAYQSAEWGSQIRSYVLQPYQLVKDHRTGYETADTAGVLNGDLDKFSEHYLQWVLEKKSKPL; this is encoded by the coding sequence ATACGCGGAGGTTACTTTGACCACGCCATCCGACAGGAAGAACTTCTAACTATTGAGGCTCGCATGAGCGAGCCGGGTTTTTGGGACGACCGCGATGGCGCTCGAAAACTTGCCGAGCGAGCTGGTAGTATTCGTGCTGAACTATCCACGTGGGATGCGCTCCTGGCTGACGCTGCGGATGCGGCAGAGTTGGCGTCAAGTGAAGATGCCGCTATGAGTGAAGTAGTTCAGAAAGAGTACGAAAGGATTCTTGGTATATTTAGTACGCTAGAGTTTGCCACGCTGTTTCGAGGAACACACGACGAGCGAAATGTAATCGTATCAATTCATGCCGGCTCTGGGGGCACTGAAGCTCAAGATTGGGCGGAGATGCTCCTTCGGATGTACGTGCGTTGGTGCGAGCAACATGCATTCGCCGTCCGCATAGTGGACGAAACTCGTGGCGAAGTGACGGGTATTAAGACCGTGACGCTGCAAGTACAGGGTCGCTGGGCATATGGGTATATGCGTGGCGAGCATGGTGTTCATCGGTTGGTTCGTATTTCCCCGTTTGATGCCGAGAAAATGCGTCATACCTCGTTCGCCCTCGTGGAAGTCGTTCCAGAATTGGAAGCTGTTGAAGAACAGCCGATTGATGCCAAAGATTTGCGCATTGATACGTTCTTAGCATCTGGCCACGGCGGTCAATCAGTGAACACCACGTATTCTGCCGTGCGCATCGTTCATATTCCGACCGGTATAACCGTAAGCTGCCAGAACGAGCGGTCACAGTTACAGAATCGAGAAACAGCAATGAAAATTCTGCAAGCCAAGCTCTACCGCTTGGCTGTTATTGCGCAAGACGCAGAGCGCGAGACACTGCGCGGCGCTTATCAGTCAGCCGAGTGGGGAAGCCAAATTCGTTCCTATGTCTTGCAGCCGTATCAGCTGGTGAAGGATCATCGTACTGGGTACGAAACAGCTGACACGGCTGGTGTCTTGAATGGCGACCTTGATAAGTTTTCCGAACACTACTTGCAGTGGGTACTCGAGAAAAAATCAAAACCATTGTAG
- a CDS encoding trypsin-like peptidase domain-containing protein, protein MKQIMNRIRKFFPQRPMFASVLVTSFFVGAISGGFFGAVTATLLADPLGQLAQNRSGKENGLDLKAVENSSTDAGSETVVAAVRRVRPAVVSIVIKKDVPKMSNGTSPFQNPLGSDDLFRQFFGVPNSSEPVETEKQQVGGGTGFFVTADGLILTNRHVVSDEAAEYSVLMNDGKELPAVVVARDSVNDLAIIKVEGKDFPVAAFGDSSSLELGQTVVAIGNALGEFRNTVSVGVISGLARSITADGAPTGPEQLFNVLQTDAAINAGNSGGPLINLKGEVIGVNTAVASQGQNIGFAIPANDVRQVVDGVKRNGKIVRPFLGVRYVLITPELAEDEQLPVTYGALVVRGNVASEVAVTPGSPADKAGIKENDIILSINNQKITSDNPLSQLIASYQVGSSVPLTVLQQGKEQELTVVLIERK, encoded by the coding sequence ATGAAACAGATAATGAATCGAATTCGAAAGTTTTTTCCCCAGAGGCCGATGTTTGCCTCCGTTCTGGTAACGAGTTTTTTTGTTGGTGCCATAAGCGGAGGTTTCTTTGGAGCTGTTACCGCGACACTCCTTGCTGACCCTTTGGGTCAACTGGCACAGAATAGAAGCGGCAAAGAAAATGGTTTAGACCTGAAAGCCGTCGAGAATAGTTCTACCGATGCAGGTTCTGAAACCGTTGTGGCGGCTGTTCGCCGCGTGCGTCCAGCGGTGGTTAGTATCGTCATTAAAAAAGATGTGCCGAAAATGTCGAACGGAACTTCTCCATTTCAAAATCCGTTAGGGAGTGATGATTTATTTCGACAATTTTTTGGCGTGCCAAATTCTTCAGAACCAGTAGAAACAGAAAAACAGCAGGTCGGCGGTGGCACTGGTTTCTTTGTAACTGCTGATGGGCTTATTTTAACGAATCGACATGTCGTTAGTGACGAAGCAGCGGAGTACAGTGTGCTGATGAATGACGGTAAAGAACTACCGGCCGTCGTGGTGGCGCGAGATTCAGTTAATGATCTGGCTATTATTAAGGTTGAGGGGAAGGATTTCCCCGTTGCTGCATTTGGTGACTCGAGTTCGTTAGAGCTCGGACAAACAGTTGTTGCCATTGGTAATGCGCTCGGTGAATTTCGGAATACGGTGTCAGTCGGTGTCATTTCTGGCCTGGCTCGTTCTATTACCGCTGATGGCGCGCCAACTGGACCGGAGCAGTTATTCAATGTGTTGCAAACAGATGCGGCTATTAATGCCGGAAATTCCGGCGGTCCACTCATTAATCTTAAAGGTGAGGTCATTGGGGTGAACACCGCCGTTGCTTCACAGGGGCAGAATATCGGTTTTGCTATTCCGGCGAATGATGTCCGTCAGGTAGTGGATGGGGTCAAGAGGAATGGCAAGATAGTTCGTCCATTTCTTGGCGTTCGTTACGTCCTAATTACGCCAGAGCTCGCTGAAGATGAACAGCTACCAGTGACGTACGGGGCGCTCGTTGTTCGTGGTAATGTAGCTTCTGAAGTGGCAGTGACGCCAGGCAGTCCAGCGGACAAGGCGGGTATTAAAGAAAACGATATTATCTTGAGCATTAACAATCAAAAAATTACTTCCGATAATCCTTTGTCGCAGCTCATCGCTAGCTATCAGGTAGGGAGTAGTGTACCGTTGACCGTATTGCAGCAAGGTAAGGAGCAGGAATTGACCGTTGTACTCATTGAACGCAAGTAA
- a CDS encoding MGMT family protein, producing the protein MVGKVTFREHVYRVVHAIPAGKVMTYGAVARSAGSPQAARAVGTLLSRNPAPMGRVGLSGLPCHRVVMSDGRLGGYILGVSKKAALLRAEGVPVHANRVAAIYIS; encoded by the coding sequence ATGGTTGGGAAAGTGACATTTCGTGAGCACGTATATAGGGTAGTTCATGCGATACCGGCGGGTAAGGTAATGACGTATGGCGCCGTTGCTCGGAGTGCCGGTTCTCCTCAGGCGGCAAGGGCGGTTGGTACTTTGCTTAGCCGTAATCCGGCGCCAATGGGTCGCGTTGGTCTCAGCGGTTTGCCGTGTCATCGAGTTGTGATGAGCGATGGTCGCCTTGGTGGTTATATTTTGGGAGTGTCAAAAAAAGCAGCCCTCCTGCGGGCTGAAGGCGTACCCGTGCACGCTAATCGAGTGGCTGCAATATATATTTCTTAA
- the nrdR gene encoding transcriptional regulator NrdR translates to MRCPACGKKDTKVIDSRLSTNSIAIRRRRECTKCDFRFSTVEEVQILDLAVLKRDGGREPYTREKLVAGLMKSFEKRPISRDDVERLTQIIEQDIQLLRKTEVSSTEVGEIVMRRLKRVDEVAFIRYASVYQGFKDAAAFHAAIARLEPSSRRKVRAAKQKSKLKKRKKLI, encoded by the coding sequence ATGCGCTGTCCGGCGTGCGGTAAGAAAGACACGAAAGTAATTGATTCGCGGTTGTCCACGAATAGCATTGCTATTCGGCGACGGCGTGAGTGTACGAAGTGTGATTTTCGATTTTCAACTGTTGAAGAAGTGCAAATTCTTGATCTGGCTGTTTTAAAAAGAGATGGTGGGCGCGAACCGTACACGCGCGAGAAGCTAGTGGCCGGTCTGATGAAGTCATTTGAAAAACGGCCAATTAGTCGCGATGACGTAGAGCGATTGACGCAAATTATTGAGCAGGATATTCAACTCTTAAGAAAAACTGAGGTGTCGTCTACTGAAGTAGGTGAAATTGTCATGCGACGCTTGAAGCGAGTCGATGAAGTTGCCTTTATTCGATATGCTTCTGTCTATCAGGGGTTTAAAGATGCGGCGGCGTTTCATGCGGCAATTGCTCGACTCGAACCGTCAAGTCGACGAAAGGTTCGCGCTGCAAAGCAGAAATCAAAATTGAAGAAACGTAAGAAATTAATTTAA
- the ftsZ gene encoding cell division protein FtsZ: MEVKPEIQTIAKIKVIGVGGSGSSAVNRMVEAKIRGVDFIVMNTDVQALHYTKAPTKLHIGKTVTRGLGAGMNPELGRKAAEEAQNEIRDLLKGSDMIFVTCGLGGGTGSGASPVVASIARDLGALTIAVVTKPFSFEGSQRRTIAEQAYDDLAEKVDAMIVIPNDRILQIVDKKTTLLDSFKAADEVLRQGVEGISDLITMPGLVNVDFADVKSIMHNAGTALMGIGTGTGENRAITAAKAAITSPLLETSIDGARGILLVITAGPDLTMHEVSEAAKIVTTSADENARVIWGTVINEAMKGEIRVTVIATGFASARKLPVAREAEPTRQTPAYTPTRFIESQDEDDDEEEKEEREVFKKKVAKPAVEAPVAKPSPLANDEDLDIPAFIRRKMN; the protein is encoded by the coding sequence ATGGAAGTGAAGCCAGAGATACAAACTATAGCGAAGATTAAGGTCATCGGTGTCGGCGGCAGTGGTTCCTCGGCCGTTAATCGCATGGTCGAAGCAAAAATTCGTGGTGTAGATTTTATTGTGATGAATACGGATGTACAAGCGTTGCATTATACAAAAGCACCGACGAAGTTGCATATTGGCAAGACGGTAACTCGAGGGTTGGGTGCAGGCATGAATCCGGAACTTGGTCGGAAAGCGGCTGAAGAAGCGCAGAATGAAATTCGTGATTTGCTGAAGGGCTCAGACATGATTTTTGTAACGTGTGGGTTAGGCGGCGGTACTGGTAGTGGTGCCTCGCCGGTGGTGGCCTCCATTGCCCGAGACTTAGGAGCGCTCACCATTGCGGTAGTAACAAAACCGTTTTCATTTGAAGGTTCACAGCGTCGCACGATAGCGGAGCAGGCGTACGACGACTTGGCTGAAAAAGTGGACGCCATGATTGTTATTCCAAACGATAGAATTTTACAAATCGTCGACAAGAAAACAACACTACTCGATTCTTTCAAGGCAGCGGACGAAGTGTTGCGCCAAGGCGTAGAGGGCATTTCAGATTTAATTACTATGCCTGGTCTCGTTAACGTCGACTTTGCCGACGTGAAATCAATTATGCATAACGCCGGCACGGCGCTCATGGGTATTGGCACGGGCACGGGCGAAAACAGAGCAATTACCGCTGCGAAAGCTGCCATAACCAGCCCACTTCTTGAAACGTCTATCGATGGCGCCCGAGGCATTCTGCTTGTCATCACGGCCGGACCGGACTTAACAATGCATGAAGTAAGCGAAGCGGCGAAGATTGTAACGACATCAGCCGACGAAAATGCTCGCGTTATTTGGGGTACGGTGATTAATGAAGCAATGAAGGGGGAGATTCGGGTCACGGTTATCGCCACCGGTTTTGCCAGCGCCCGAAAGCTGCCGGTTGCGAGGGAAGCGGAACCAACTCGCCAGACACCTGCCTACACACCAACTCGATTCATCGAGTCGCAAGACGAAGATGATGATGAAGAAGAAAAAGAAGAGCGAGAAGTTTTCAAGAAAAAAGTTGCAAAGCCGGCAGTTGAAGCACCAGTTGCAAAACCATCACCACTGGCGAACGACGAAGATTTGGATATTCCAGCGTTTATTCGTCGTAAAATGAACTAG
- the ftsA gene encoding cell division protein FtsA has protein sequence MAQTELIAGLDIGSTAVRLVVGQRVGDGGFNIIAAVSVPAEGVNRGIVTSLDDATSCLSALKEKTERITGLPIESVWVGISGPHIITSTSRGVVAVGKANGEIEESDTERAIEAARAVATPPNYEILHVIPKSFTIDNQGGIKDPMGMSGVRLEVETTIIQGLSAQLKNVMRVVYRSGFHVSGVILSVLAAAESHATERQKELGVAVLNIGGATTSVAIFEEGDLLAAEVIPIGSEHVTADIAIGLRTSLDIADQVKLNYGTADTETVNRREDIDLSEFGGDEGETASRKYVAEIIEARMDEILEKVDGILKKIDRSGMLPAGVVLVGGGAKVTGLVELAKRRLRLPVTLGEPRASFMSAVDAVSDLSYASALGLVLWGEEETRSQSSGRFSGLLPGVSAGKIASQVKSWFSSLLP, from the coding sequence ATGGCACAAACAGAACTCATCGCCGGACTTGATATTGGCTCTACCGCCGTTCGTCTCGTTGTTGGTCAACGGGTCGGGGACGGTGGTTTTAACATTATTGCTGCCGTTTCGGTGCCCGCCGAAGGGGTGAACCGCGGCATTGTGACGAGCCTTGATGATGCGACATCCTGCCTTAGTGCGCTGAAAGAAAAAACAGAACGCATCACTGGTCTCCCGATCGAGAGCGTATGGGTTGGTATTTCTGGGCCGCATATTATAACCAGTACCAGTCGTGGTGTGGTGGCGGTTGGTAAGGCGAACGGCGAGATTGAAGAGAGCGATACCGAGCGAGCGATTGAGGCAGCGCGGGCAGTTGCCACACCACCGAACTACGAAATTCTGCACGTCATTCCAAAAAGTTTTACGATTGATAATCAGGGTGGCATTAAAGACCCAATGGGTATGAGTGGGGTGCGACTTGAAGTCGAGACGACTATTATTCAAGGTTTGTCTGCGCAGTTAAAGAATGTGATGCGTGTTGTGTATCGCTCAGGCTTCCATGTTTCGGGTGTCATACTGTCTGTGTTAGCCGCCGCCGAAAGTCACGCCACCGAGCGGCAGAAAGAGCTTGGCGTGGCGGTGCTCAACATCGGTGGGGCAACAACAAGTGTGGCTATCTTTGAAGAAGGGGATTTGTTGGCCGCCGAAGTCATTCCCATTGGTTCAGAACACGTGACGGCCGACATAGCCATTGGTCTTCGTACGTCGCTCGATATAGCTGACCAGGTGAAACTTAACTATGGCACCGCTGACACCGAAACAGTCAACCGTCGTGAGGATATTGATTTGTCTGAATTTGGTGGAGACGAGGGTGAAACTGCTTCACGGAAGTACGTAGCTGAAATTATCGAAGCACGAATGGATGAGATTCTCGAGAAGGTTGATGGAATCTTGAAGAAAATCGATCGTTCGGGTATGCTGCCGGCAGGCGTGGTGCTCGTTGGTGGTGGCGCTAAAGTGACAGGTCTTGTTGAGCTTGCAAAACGTCGCCTGCGACTTCCGGTAACGCTTGGCGAACCACGTGCCAGTTTCATGAGCGCCGTTGATGCGGTATCTGACTTAAGTTACGCCTCGGCCTTGGGTCTAGTTCTCTGGGGCGAAGAAGAAACGCGTAGTCAAAGTAGCGGTCGGTTTAGTGGTCTCCTCCCTGGTGTCTCCGCTGGTAAGATAGCTAGCCAGGTGAAGTCTTGGTTTTCGTCACTCCTCCCTTAG
- a CDS encoding diacylglycerol kinase produces MIRLRRFVKSFRYALLGLRYTWRSEQNFRFQVFISLFVFTFAFFLGMSALRFVVLMLLVTLVLVLELLNTFFEKLIDLISPKVHAYAAMLKDILAASVLVASIGAAAVGIVLFWPYL; encoded by the coding sequence ATGATTCGATTACGACGATTTGTAAAAAGTTTTCGGTATGCATTGCTTGGCCTGCGGTATACGTGGCGTAGTGAACAAAATTTTCGCTTTCAAGTTTTTATTAGTCTATTTGTTTTTACGTTTGCCTTTTTTCTTGGCATGAGCGCATTGCGCTTTGTTGTTTTAATGCTCCTTGTTACCCTGGTGCTTGTGCTTGAGCTACTGAATACATTTTTTGAGAAATTGATAGATCTTATAAGCCCGAAGGTGCACGCCTATGCTGCGATGCTCAAAGATATTCTTGCGGCATCAGTGCTCGTGGCGTCAATTGGCGCAGCCGCGGTTGGCATCGTTCTCTTTTGGCCTTACCTGTAG
- the ybeY gene encoding rRNA maturation RNase YbeY, which yields MELDVYAAVTGARSPHHYQLLLETALSHIGMTPSKQWRDQLSLAFVGETRMKRLSATYAGKQHSADVLSFDYGEVVVCVPSARRQARRHGVAIARELDMLFVHGLLHLFGFDHEKNKDLVRMQMMEERILGATGLITMQGYPRL from the coding sequence ATGGAGCTCGATGTCTATGCGGCAGTTACTGGTGCTCGTTCTCCTCACCACTATCAGTTACTTCTTGAGACTGCGCTCAGCCATATCGGCATGACGCCATCAAAACAGTGGCGTGACCAATTGTCATTAGCCTTTGTTGGAGAGACACGCATGAAACGGTTAAGTGCGACCTACGCCGGTAAACAACATAGTGCGGACGTACTCAGTTTTGATTATGGTGAAGTCGTGGTGTGCGTACCAAGTGCTCGTCGTCAGGCACGTCGACATGGTGTGGCAATAGCGCGAGAACTCGATATGCTTTTTGTGCATGGTCTTTTGCACCTCTTTGGGTTTGACCACGAAAAAAACAAAGACCTTGTTCGTATGCAAATGATGGAGGAGCGCATACTTGGTGCGACAGGCTTAATAACCATGCAAGGGTATCCACGGCTATGA